A stretch of the Capsicum annuum cultivar UCD-10X-F1 chromosome 10, UCD10Xv1.1, whole genome shotgun sequence genome encodes the following:
- the LOC107843429 gene encoding uncharacterized protein LOC107843429, translating to MTLLLRLGSKILSNREKIYQLLKVDTVAYQLSMLKDMFLNGMNVLSLFSRIGGAAAALHRLGIRLNNVVSVEISEVNRNIVRSWWEQTNQRENLIDFDNLQQLRELAGAFAGGDIGAATTGVVGAAAGADAGVTGTAVGGAKAGAVAGAGNILYHQKLQSVIFYTIRSSSQYWYLQRMREIHTNTQSRPISDQPYAGLFMVVSQERPWHTSTRPGQ from the exons ATGACATTGCTATTGCGTTTAG GAAGCAAAATATTGAGCAACAGAGAAAAAATTTACCAATTGCTGAAg GTTGACACAGTGGCATACCAGTTATCGATGTTGAAAGACATGTTTCTAAATGGGATGAACGTCTTATCACTTTTCTCTAGGATTGGCGGTGCTGCAGCTGCTCTTCACCGTCTGGGGATTCGACTGAATAATGTGGTCTCTGTGGAAATATCTGAAGTCAACAGGAACATTGTGAGAAGCTGGTGGGAGCAAACCAATCAGAGAGAGAATCTCATAGATTTTGATAATTTGCAGCAGTTGAGAGAACTTGCTGGTGCTTTTGCTGGAGGAGATATAGGTGCAGCAACAACAGGTGTAGTGGGAGCAGCAGCTGGAGCAGATGCTGGCGTAACAGGAACAGCTGTAGGTGGAGCCAAGGCTGGTGCTGTAGCTGGAGCAGGTAATATTTTATACCACCAGAAGCTCCAGTCAGTAATATTTTATACCATCAGAAGCTCCAGTCAGTACTGGTACTTACAG AGGATGAGAGAGATCCATACAAATACCCAATCAAGGCCAATATCAGATCAGCCTTATGCTGGCTTGTTCATGGTTGTCAGCCAGGAGAGGCCATGGCACACGAGTACAAGACCTGGACAGTGA